agattttttaaattacatcaaaaagagatttttttttaataggaaATAGTGATTTACCTTTACTTgtgttactttatttttattttcagctTAATTAAGAATATGTTGTTTTTACTCTATTTTGCAGTCTCTTTTTGTTCACAAATATAGTGCTTCTATGCTTCTTGAATCTGCAATTCCCATCACTTTAAGTTACTTAATGTCAACTATAACCATGATCTATGGTCAACACCTCACATTGGATCTTCCAGAACCACCAATCAATCTATTGTATCCAGGACTTGTGTTGTTTCTAATAGGCATCATTGGCAACTTCTACCATCATTACCTCTTATCCAAATTGAGAGGAAAAGGGGAAAAGGAATACAAAATTCCTAAAGGTGGCTTATTTGGTATTGTGATATGCCCTCACTATCTTTTTGAGATTATTGAGTTTTATGGATTGTCATTCATTTCTCAAACATTGTATGGATTCTCTTTCACTATAGGCACTACTTTCTACTTATTGGGTAGGAGTTATGCAACTAGGAATTGGTATATTTCTAAGTTTGATGATTTCCCTAAAAATGTTAAGGCTGTAATcccatttttcttctaaattgtTGTACATTAATCCCTATGTTCTATGCATGAAGTATATGGGGATTTGTATCAAacatttaaatcttttaatatatgagaaaaataacttttgttaaTGGTTAATTTCTTGGTGTTTTggttctttgtttttttaaagaatatattctTTGGATGATCTCAAAAATTTctacatatttttttctttctttttaaaattatctctTTTCAATTTAGTTAATCGGAACAGAATTTGTCCGATTGACTAATTCAgaccaataaaaatatatacatcatcaaatattttaaacttcATCTTCGAAAATTCTCTCACTAAAAAATACCTTAAAAATAACTCTTATTCTTTAGATTACTCAATCCTATAATCCATTGACtttatttatactattttttatttgaaagcgAAGGTAATATGACTCTAAATTCTTCCTCCTTATTTTTTCTCACGTTTTctggttttaaaagtttattgTTATAATTCGGATTGATCGATCTAGACATTCAAAACAATGACCAAATTGACCAATTAGGAGGATGTGTTTAATGTGCCATACCATCTTTCTTATCATTATATCATTTTAGATATGAACGAAACCCTTGTTGATTTGGAACATGACATTGCTGAATTAATTGTTGAGACTCTTAATTGCTAAAAATTTCACTACTGATTGAAAAGTTAATTCTCGAGATGACATGTTAAAATGAGTTCGATGTGCTACAGTCATTTTAGAGTTTAATATTCTTATTACaaaatcaaatagaaaatacGCCATAAGAAAATAGCATGCTTAAGAGGAATACTAAGATTCTAGATTTTACTCGGAAGAGGGTGAATATTTAGTAAAAATGGTGCATTATAGACCGATAATTGTAATGAATTAAGGGCATTGAAGTTTAAGAGTATAATAAGGATGATCTTCTTATGACGTCATGGTCAAGAAGAAATCTTTTAATGTTTATTCACGACAAAAAATTATCATGTGGTTTTTGATATATtagtaacaaatatttatcatgtaattatttatgtatcaaaaataaatatttatgccgtgattttatattttttattaataaatatttgtctcgtattttttatatgcatcagttacaaatatttatctcacactttttttaatatttctcaataaaaaatatgtgtattgtgttttttatgtatcaataacaaataattttctatattttgtatgtattcgttataaatatttttcttaatatttatgaatGACAAATAGATTAAAGAgaaca
This region of Cicer arietinum cultivar CDC Frontier isolate Library 1 chromosome 8, Cicar.CDCFrontier_v2.0, whole genome shotgun sequence genomic DNA includes:
- the LOC101496093 gene encoding uncharacterized protein — protein: MAMSLFLNLMFPPPPSIFVIAMSVISFVALANYGLSEVRGKHLNYSKFWNVNNSNNNSKKHIKFSSKVGMLLLYSPAFLAATASFWIFPNEGFRTTILRCALTLHYFKRVFESLFVHKYSASMLLESAIPITLSYLMSTITMIYGQHLTLDLPEPPINLLYPGLVLFLIGIIGNFYHHYLLSKLRGKGEKEYKIPKGGLFGIVICPHYLFEIIEFYGLSFISQTLYGFSFTIGTTFYLLGRSYATRNWYISKFDDFPKNVKAVIPFFF